In a genomic window of Helianthus annuus cultivar XRQ/B chromosome 10, HanXRQr2.0-SUNRISE, whole genome shotgun sequence:
- the LOC110882246 gene encoding uncharacterized protein LOC110882246, producing MNIYAPNEPLSRRALWSEILDVKNSLQGLWVLMGDFNEVRDASERLNSEFVEANADAFNHFILSAGLVEYNMGGGNYTYISDNGKKLSKLDRFLVCLGFKEQWPNATVLALDRVASDHRPIILSTVQSDFGHIPFRFFNSWFELPGFLDFVLQRCGAFSFSGSEDLALAIKLRWLKYKIKARLKVEKENTEGLYDTKKRRLATIENLAE from the coding sequence ATGAATATTTATGCTCCGAATGAGCCGTTAAGTAGGAGAGCGTTGTGGTCGGAGATTTTGGATGTTAAGAATTCATTACAAGGATTATGGGTTTTGATGGGTGATTTCAACGAGGTTAGGGATGCTAGTGAGCGTCTGAATTCTGAATTTGTAGAAGCTAATGCGGATGCATTTAATCACTTTATTCTCTCAGCCGGTTTGGTGGAGTATAATATGGGTGGGGGCAATTACACATATATCTCCGATAATGGGAAAAAGTTAAGTAAACTAGACCGGTTCCTTGTATGTTTGGGCTTCAAGGAGCAATGGCCAAATGCAACAGTGCTTGCATTGGATAGGGTAGCGTCGGATCACCGCCCTATTATTCTTTCTACCGTCCAATCAGATTTTGGGCATATTCCATTTAGATTTTTCAATTCGTGGTTTGAGCTGCCTGGATTCCTTGATTTTGTGCTTCAAAGGTGCGGTGCTTTCTCTTTTTCGGGTTCGGAAGATCTTGCCCTAGCTATAAAGTTGAGGTGGTTAAAATATAAGATTAAAGCGCGGTTGAAAGTGGAAAAAGAAAATACAGAAGGTCTGTATGATACAAAAAAAAGGAGGTTGGCTACAATTGAAAACCTAGCGGAATAA